The genome window GGGCCCGATCTGGCTCGGGCCGGTCGCCGACGCCGACTTCGCGCGCGCCGTCCGCCGCGAGGTGACCGACGACATGGGCGAGGCGAAGCGCGCGCGCAAGCTGCTCGGCACCGTCGCGCGCGAGCTCGACACCCCCACGCACTACGACCAGCACCGGCTGTACAAGGAGTGGGGCGAGCCCGCGATCGGCATGGAGGAGTTCGTCGAGCGCCTCCGCGGCGCCGGCCACGAGGCGAGCCGCGCGCACTACCGCGGCACCGCCGTCAAGAGCACGGCCTCGATCCCCGAGATGCGCGAGGCGGTCCTCGGCGACGGCGCGGACTGACGGCGCCGTTCCGGGCGACCGCGGCCGCTTCCCGCGGTCGGCACCCCCCTGCTTTTGTCGCGGTCGACCGAAACGCCGGACGTGTCTCGACACTCGCGCACCGCGTTCGGCACGGCTCGGCGCGTCGCCGACCTCGCGATCGACCGGCAGGTGACGTTCCTCGCGGCCGCCATCGCCTACTACGCGTTCGTCTCGCTCGTCCCCGCGCTCCTGCTGCTCGTCGTCGTCGCCACCGCCGTCTTCGGCGAGACTATCGCCGCGGAGCTGGTCGCGTCGACGGGCGAGTTCCTCACGCCGGCCGGCGAGGAGGCGGTCGTCGCCGCCGTCTCCTCCGCCGGCGGCCGGACCGGCGCGAGCCTGCTCGGGCTCGGCGTGCTGCTGTGGTCGACGCTGAAGGTGTTCCGCGGGCTCGACACGGCGTTCGTCTCCCTCTACGGCGGCGACGAGCCGCCGGGCTTCCTCAAGCAGGTCGCCGACGCCGCCTCTGTCGTCGTCGCCGTCGGCGTCGGCATCGGCGTGATGGTCGCCGTCGGCGCGTTCGTCGCGGCCGCGGACGTGCTTCCCCTGATCGAGGCGGCGAGCGTCCTCGCCCTCCCCCTCTTCCTCGCCGCCGTCTTCCTCCCCATGTACTACGTCCTCCCGCAGCCGTCGATCGGCGTCCGCGAGGCGCTGCCGGGCGCGGCGTTCGCGGCGGTCTGCTGGACGCTGCTCCAGGCCGGGTTTCAGGTGTACGCCGCGGGCGCCGCGCAGTACCAGGTGTACGGCGTCATCGGCGGGGTCCTCCTCCTGGTCACCTGGCTGTACCTCGCGGCCGTCGTCGTCGTCCTCGGCGGCGCGATCAACGTGGTGATCGCGGGGCGGGGCGACGACGGCGACGGTCTCCGGAACGGCGGGCCGGAGGGCCCCGTCACCCCCTCGGACGACGCCGCGGACCGGCAGTTACAACAGGACCGCGACCGACCCACGGGTATGAACGGCGAGTCGGATCCCGACGGGGACGACGGCGAGCGGCCGCGCGGCGCGCCGGACGTCGCCGCCCTCGAAGCGGAGGTCCGGGAGCTGCGGTCGCAGCTCGACGAGTTCGAGGACGACGTGGAACGCCGCACGGTCGACAAGCCCGAGGTCGAGTCGGAGCTGAAGCGGTACGTGCGCTCGCGGATGCGCCGCGGCCACGCCCGCGGCTGGGGCCCGTACCTCGTGTTGCTGTACGGCACCGTGCTGACGCTCGCGGCGCTGACCTCCCTTCAGGGGATCTACGCGATCGGCGCCATCGTCGTCCTCGGGCTCTCGACGCTCGGCCTGTACACGATCTTCGTCGTCGTCGGCATCGGCCTCAACCTGATCGAGACGCCCGGCAAGGCGCTCGACTACGCCCGCCGCCGCGGCGATGACTGACCGGGTGATCGACGCGTGACCGGACTCGTCTCCGCCGAGCGCGGGCTGGGCGAGACCGCGTTCGTCGACGCGCTCCCGGAGTTCGTCGTCGTCGTCTTCGCGGCCGTCACCCACCTCGCGGACCCGTGGTTCCTCTTCGCGCTGCTCGCGGTCGGCTACTGGTTCGCGAGCGAGGAGGTCGCGGGGTCGCCGCGCCGCGCCGGCGCGACGGCCATCGCGGCCGTCACCTGCGCGTACGCCGCGACGGCGCTCGGCAAGGCGTGGTTCGCGGTCCCCCGACCGCCCGGCGCGATGCCCCCCGCCGACGTCCCGACGTGGCTCCCCGCGCTCCTGTCCGGGTGGTACGAGGCGCAGGTGCTCTCCGACGGGTTCGGCTTCCCGAGCGGTCACGCCACCGGCGGCGCGGCGGCGTACCTCGCCGTGGCCCTGTTGTACGACCGGTTCTGGACGGACCGTGCCCGCTACGTCGCGGCCGCCGCGGTCGCGGTCGCCGTCGCGGCCTCGCGGGTGGTCATCGAGGTCCACTACCTCGTCGACGTGCTCGCGGGGCTGGCCGTCGGCGCGGGGACGGTCGCCGTCGCGCTGCGGCTCGCGGGCGACCCGCGCGTCCGTCGCTCGACGAGCACGGAGGAGACGGCGGCCGGCCCGACCGCCGCGCTGAACCCCGCCCCGGCGTTCCTGCTCGCGGCGGTCGTCTCGACCGGCGCGCTGGGCGTCGCCGTCGCGGGGGGACACACCGGCGAGGTGGTCGAGGCGGGAATCGGGATCGCCACCGGCGCCGGCGGCGCGGTCGGCTGGCGGCTCGTGGAGGGCGACGAGCCCGCGGTCCCGGTCCGCGTCGCGGTCCCCGCGCTCGCGGTCACCGGCGGGCTCTGGGTCGGCGCCTACGCGCTCGCCGGGACGCTCCCGGTGACGCTCGTCGCCACGACCGCCGCCGTGGTCGCCGTCGTCGCGCTGCCCGCGCTGCCGGAGCGGATCGAGGCGATGAACGGCGCCCCGAACTGAATCGTTCTCCGAGCGGTCGTCGCGGTTCCCTCCCGACCCCGCATCGTCGTCGACCGACGAACTGGGCGCTACGGGGCTTCGGAAAACCGAGAGAGGAGCGGCCGAATCAGTCGTCTTCGAGCGCCTGCGCGATGCGCTGGAGCTGCCGGGTCGCGTCGCGGACCTCGTCGCGGAGCTGGCGCACCTCGCGGACGAGCTCCTCGTTGCCGCCGTCGTCGCCGCGAGCGCCCTGCTCGCCCTGCGCCCCGGGGCCGCCGCCCATCCCGGGGGGGCCGCCCGCGCCGCCGGGACCCCCGCCGCCGCCCATCATGCCGGACATCATCTGCGCGAAGGGGTTGCCGCCGCCCCCGCCGCCCATCCCGGGCGGGCCGCCGCCGCCCATCATCTCCTCGGGTTCGGGTCGGTCGCCCTCCTCGCGCTCCTCTTCGCGTCGCTCGCGGATCTCCTCGACGCGCTCGCGGAAGGACTTCTCCTCGCCGTCGCCGTCGGCGGAATCGCCCTGTTCGCCGGCCTCGCCGTTCTCGGGGTCGGTGGCGTCGTCGTCTGCCATGCGCCACGATTCGGCGGCGCCGCCGAAAAGGGTTGTCGTGGCGCCCGCGACGGAGTGTTTATAAGTCGGGGGCGGGCGGCGGCCACCGGACGGAGCCGCGTCGGCCTCGCGACCGGGCAGCGGTCGGCCCCGCCGTCACGCGCGCACGAGGCGGTGGCAGTTCGGGCACTCCGCGGGCTCCCCGTCGCCGCCGGCCGCCGGGACGCGGTCGCCGCAGTTCGGACAGCGCGTCCGGGTGCGCGCGTACTCGGTGCGCGACCGGACGGCGGATCGGTCGGTGTCGTCCGTCATACCTAATTGTCAACGAATACCATACAAATAGCTTACCCGTGTATTCCTAAAACACGATTTAGGCCGCGAACGGGCCGAAGCGTCGTTCGCGCCGACTACTCGTGCCCGGAGACGCGGACCGGCTCGTACGGTTCCTCCAGCCACTCGACGTCCGAGTCGGAGAGGTCGACGTCGAGCGCCTCGACCGCGTCTTCGAGGTGTTCGACGCTCGTCGTGC of Halorubrum trapanicum contains these proteins:
- a CDS encoding YihY/virulence factor BrkB family protein, with protein sequence MSRHSRTAFGTARRVADLAIDRQVTFLAAAIAYYAFVSLVPALLLLVVVATAVFGETIAAELVASTGEFLTPAGEEAVVAAVSSAGGRTGASLLGLGVLLWSTLKVFRGLDTAFVSLYGGDEPPGFLKQVADAASVVVAVGVGIGVMVAVGAFVAAADVLPLIEAASVLALPLFLAAVFLPMYYVLPQPSIGVREALPGAAFAAVCWTLLQAGFQVYAAGAAQYQVYGVIGGVLLLVTWLYLAAVVVVLGGAINVVIAGRGDDGDGLRNGGPEGPVTPSDDAADRQLQQDRDRPTGMNGESDPDGDDGERPRGAPDVAALEAEVRELRSQLDEFEDDVERRTVDKPEVESELKRYVRSRMRRGHARGWGPYLVLLYGTVLTLAALTSLQGIYAIGAIVVLGLSTLGLYTIFVVVGIGLNLIETPGKALDYARRRGDD
- a CDS encoding phosphatase PAP2 family protein, yielding MTGLVSAERGLGETAFVDALPEFVVVVFAAVTHLADPWFLFALLAVGYWFASEEVAGSPRRAGATAIAAVTCAYAATALGKAWFAVPRPPGAMPPADVPTWLPALLSGWYEAQVLSDGFGFPSGHATGGAAAYLAVALLYDRFWTDRARYVAAAAVAVAVAASRVVIEVHYLVDVLAGLAVGAGTVAVALRLAGDPRVRRSTSTEETAAGPTAALNPAPAFLLAAVVSTGALGVAVAGGHTGEVVEAGIGIATGAGGAVGWRLVEGDEPAVPVRVAVPALAVTGGLWVGAYALAGTLPVTLVATTAAVVAVVALPALPERIEAMNGAPN